Proteins from one Mesorhizobium sp. M9A.F.Ca.ET.002.03.1.2 genomic window:
- a CDS encoding ABC transporter substrate-binding protein, with protein sequence MFKFTGKVLSLSAVALMATSAISSAQSMDELVAAAKAEGQLTTIALPHDWCGYGAVIDGFKAKYPEITVNELNPDAGSGDEIEAIKANKDNKGPQAPDVIDVGLSFGPTAKADGLLMPYKVSTWDSIPDSAKDAEGYWTGDYYGVLAMMVNKDLVKEAPADWADLLKPEYANAVALAGDPRASNQAIQAVYAAGLSSGAAAGEAAGTAGLDFFKKLNAAGNFVPVIGKPATLAQGQTPILINWDYNALAGRDTLNGNPPVDVVVPKTGVVAGVYVQAISAYAPHPNAAKLWLEYLYSDEGQIGWLKGYCHPIRFNDLAKNGKIPEDVMAKLPPAASYEAAVFPTLDEQGKAKEAITKNWDAVVGANVQ encoded by the coding sequence ATGTTCAAATTCACGGGAAAAGTGCTTTCCCTTTCGGCCGTCGCCTTGATGGCGACCTCTGCCATCTCGTCGGCCCAGTCCATGGATGAACTGGTTGCCGCCGCCAAGGCGGAAGGCCAGCTCACCACCATCGCGCTGCCGCATGACTGGTGCGGCTATGGCGCTGTCATCGACGGCTTCAAGGCGAAGTATCCGGAAATCACCGTCAACGAGCTCAACCCCGATGCCGGCTCCGGCGACGAGATCGAGGCGATCAAGGCCAACAAGGACAATAAGGGCCCGCAGGCGCCCGATGTCATCGACGTCGGCCTGTCCTTCGGCCCGACCGCCAAGGCCGACGGCCTGTTGATGCCCTACAAAGTGTCGACCTGGGATTCGATCCCCGACAGCGCCAAGGATGCCGAAGGCTACTGGACCGGCGACTATTACGGCGTGCTGGCAATGATGGTGAACAAGGATCTGGTCAAGGAAGCGCCGGCCGATTGGGCCGATCTGCTGAAGCCGGAATATGCCAATGCCGTCGCTCTCGCCGGCGATCCGCGCGCTTCGAACCAGGCCATCCAGGCGGTCTATGCCGCTGGCCTTTCAAGCGGTGCGGCGGCGGGCGAAGCCGCAGGTACTGCCGGCCTCGACTTCTTCAAGAAGCTCAATGCCGCCGGCAATTTCGTGCCGGTCATCGGCAAGCCGGCGACGCTTGCACAGGGTCAGACGCCAATCCTGATCAACTGGGACTACAATGCGCTTGCCGGCCGCGACACGCTGAACGGCAACCCGCCGGTCGATGTCGTCGTACCGAAGACCGGTGTCGTCGCCGGCGTCTACGTGCAGGCGATCAGCGCCTATGCGCCGCATCCGAATGCCGCCAAGCTGTGGCTGGAGTATCTCTATTCCGACGAAGGCCAGATCGGCTGGCTGAAGGGCTATTGCCATCCGATCCGCTTCAACGATCTCGCCAAGAACGGCAAGATTCCGGAGGACGTGATGGCCAAGTTGCCGCCGGCTGCATCCTATGAGGCCGCGGTGTTCCCGACGCTCGACGAGCAGGGCAAGGCCAAGGAAGCCATCACCAAGAACTGGGACGCCGTCGTCGGCGCCAACGTTCAGTAA
- a CDS encoding iron-containing alcohol dehydrogenase produces the protein MTKLISKWNYPTTVRFGAGRIKELPDVLDATGIKRPLFVTDPGLAKLPVVASTLKILDDAKVPYGVFSEVKPNPVDSNLTAGIAVFKKGKHDGVIAFGGGSALDLGKLIAFQAGQTRPVWDFEDIGDWWTRANSDAIAPIIAVPTTAGTGSEVGRAGVITNEETHTKKVIFHPKLLPAIVIADPELSVGMPGFITAGTGMDALAHCLEAYCAPGYHPMADGIAVEGVRLVFENLPKAYANGKDLVARAHMMSAAAMGAAAFQKGLGAIHSLSHPIGALYDTHHGMTNAVFMPYVLAFNRDAIEERIARLAAYCGIKGGFDGFARAVIKLRKELKVPHALPGLIKGLDMDKKRKGLIADMAVVDPTAGGNPVKLTRKAALTLLENAIAGTV, from the coding sequence ATGACAAAACTCATTTCCAAATGGAACTACCCGACGACCGTGCGCTTCGGCGCGGGGCGCATCAAGGAATTGCCTGATGTGCTTGATGCCACCGGCATCAAGAGGCCGCTCTTCGTCACCGATCCGGGGCTGGCGAAGCTGCCGGTCGTCGCCTCGACCCTGAAGATCCTCGACGACGCCAAGGTTCCCTATGGGGTGTTTTCGGAGGTGAAGCCGAACCCGGTGGACTCCAACCTGACCGCAGGCATCGCGGTGTTCAAGAAGGGCAAGCATGACGGCGTCATCGCCTTCGGCGGCGGCTCGGCGCTCGATCTCGGCAAGCTGATCGCCTTCCAGGCGGGCCAGACGCGGCCGGTCTGGGATTTCGAGGATATCGGCGACTGGTGGACGCGCGCCAACTCCGATGCGATCGCGCCGATCATCGCCGTGCCGACCACCGCCGGCACAGGCTCCGAGGTCGGCCGCGCCGGCGTCATCACCAATGAGGAGACCCATACCAAGAAGGTCATCTTTCACCCGAAACTTTTGCCGGCGATCGTCATCGCCGATCCGGAATTGTCGGTCGGCATGCCGGGCTTCATCACGGCCGGCACCGGCATGGACGCGCTTGCTCACTGCCTCGAGGCCTATTGCGCGCCGGGCTATCATCCGATGGCCGACGGCATCGCTGTCGAAGGCGTGCGGCTGGTCTTCGAGAACCTGCCGAAAGCCTATGCCAACGGCAAGGATCTCGTCGCTCGCGCCCACATGATGAGTGCCGCCGCAATGGGGGCGGCCGCCTTCCAGAAAGGGCTGGGCGCCATCCACTCGCTGTCGCATCCGATCGGCGCGCTCTACGACACCCATCACGGCATGACCAACGCCGTGTTCATGCCTTATGTTCTGGCCTTCAACCGCGACGCCATCGAGGAGCGCATAGCCCGGCTCGCCGCCTATTGCGGTATCAAGGGCGGCTTCGACGGTTTCGCCAGGGCGGTCATCAAGCTGCGCAAGGAGCTGAAGGTGCCGCACGCGCTACCGGGGCTGATCAAGGGGCTCGACATGGACAAGAAGCGCAAGGGCCTGATCGCCGACATGGCGGTGGTCGATCCGACCGCCGGCGGCAACCCGGTCAAGCTGACCAGGAAGGCGGCGCTGACGCTGCTCGAAAACGCCATCGCCGGCACCGTCTGA
- a CDS encoding aldehyde dehydrogenase family protein, with protein MTDTVKIKSPVDGSIYAERPVATDQAINAAVERAKAAQEKWAETPVVERGKYMLAMLEALVAMSDEIVPEIAWQMGRPVRYGGEFGGVRERTGYMVEIAEAALKPVMASNPKDGFRRYVKKVPLGVVMVIAPWNYPYLTAVNTIVPALMAGSAVILKHAAQTLLVGERFQQAFDKAGLPKGLFQNLVMNHAQTEKLLGSGKIDHVNFTGSVAGGRAIEKAAAGTFMTLGLELGGKDPAYVLAGAKMDHAVANLVDGAFYNSGQCCCGIERVYVHEKVYDEFVEGFIAETKNYVVGNPLDQATTMGPMAQARFADLIREQKAEALRKGAKAHVNMKVANDEQGSPYLAPEVLTEVDHQMSVMREESFGPIVGIMKVRNDEEAIALMNDSPYGLTASIWTSDTEHAVAIGDRVETGTVFMNRCDYLDPALVWTGVKDTGKGAALSAIGYDNLTRPKSYHLREAI; from the coding sequence ATGACCGATACGGTCAAGATAAAATCCCCCGTCGATGGCTCGATCTATGCCGAGCGGCCTGTCGCCACGGACCAGGCGATCAATGCCGCGGTCGAGCGCGCCAAAGCGGCGCAGGAGAAATGGGCTGAGACGCCGGTCGTCGAGCGCGGCAAGTACATGCTCGCCATGCTGGAAGCGCTGGTCGCGATGAGCGACGAGATCGTGCCGGAGATCGCCTGGCAGATGGGCCGTCCGGTGCGCTATGGCGGCGAGTTCGGTGGCGTCAGGGAACGCACCGGCTACATGGTCGAGATCGCCGAGGCGGCACTGAAGCCGGTGATGGCCTCCAATCCCAAGGACGGGTTTCGCCGCTATGTGAAGAAGGTGCCGCTCGGCGTGGTCATGGTGATCGCGCCGTGGAACTATCCCTATCTCACCGCCGTCAACACCATCGTGCCGGCGCTGATGGCCGGCAGCGCCGTCATCCTCAAGCATGCGGCGCAGACGCTGCTGGTCGGCGAACGCTTTCAACAGGCCTTCGACAAGGCCGGCCTGCCAAAGGGCCTGTTCCAGAACCTCGTCATGAACCATGCCCAGACCGAGAAGCTGCTCGGCTCGGGCAAGATCGATCATGTCAACTTCACCGGCTCTGTTGCCGGCGGCCGCGCCATCGAGAAGGCCGCGGCTGGCACCTTTATGACGCTCGGCCTCGAACTTGGCGGCAAGGATCCGGCCTATGTCCTGGCCGGTGCCAAGATGGATCATGCCGTCGCCAACCTGGTCGACGGCGCCTTCTACAATTCCGGCCAGTGCTGCTGCGGCATCGAGCGCGTCTATGTGCACGAGAAGGTCTATGACGAATTCGTCGAAGGCTTCATCGCCGAAACGAAGAACTATGTCGTCGGTAATCCGCTCGACCAGGCGACGACGATGGGGCCGATGGCGCAGGCGCGCTTTGCCGACCTGATCCGCGAGCAGAAGGCCGAGGCGCTGCGCAAGGGTGCCAAGGCGCACGTCAACATGAAGGTGGCCAACGACGAGCAAGGTTCGCCCTATCTGGCGCCGGAAGTGCTGACCGAGGTCGACCACCAGATGAGCGTCATGCGCGAGGAGAGTTTTGGGCCGATCGTTGGCATCATGAAGGTGCGCAACGACGAGGAGGCGATCGCCCTGATGAACGACAGCCCGTACGGGCTGACGGCCTCGATCTGGACTAGTGACACCGAGCATGCGGTGGCGATCGGTGATCGCGTCGAGACCGGCACCGTGTTCATGAACCGCTGCGACTACCTCGATCCGGCGCTGGTCTGGACCGGTGTCAAGGACACCGGCAAGGGCGCCGCCCTGTCGGCCATCGGCTACGACAATCTGACGAGGCCGAAATCATATCATCTGCGCGAAGCCATCTGA